The Desulfobacteraceae bacterium genome has a window encoding:
- a CDS encoding YgdI/YgdR family lipoprotein produces the protein MKRKLSAMLLAVCLTLSLAACSTYYQVKDPASDIVYYTGDIKKLKGGAVKFKDEKTKTEVTLQTSEVKEISKDTFSEAVGK, from the coding sequence ATGAAACGCAAACTATCCGCCATGCTGCTGGCTGTTTGCCTGACGCTGAGTCTGGCCGCCTGCAGCACCTACTACCAGGTGAAAGACCCGGCCAGTGACATCGTCTACTACACGGGCGATATCAAAAAACTGAAAGGCGGGGCTGTCAAATTCAAGGATGAAAAAACCAAAACCGAGGTGACCCTGCAAACTTCAGAAGTCAAAGAGATCTCAAAAGACACCTTCAGCGAGGCTGTTGGGAAATAG